From the Candidatus Sericytochromatia bacterium genome, one window contains:
- the rplV gene encoding 50S ribosomal protein L22, which produces MQTQSSVKYVRMSPLKVRRVLDQIRGKKALEAQTMLNFLPHAAAQVLGKILKSAIANAENNHQVPAAKLFVKEAFVDQGPTLKRFQPHAQGRAFPIKKRTSHITIVVSDTLGVRGSESKE; this is translated from the coding sequence ATGCAAACTCAATCGAGTGTGAAATACGTCCGGATGTCCCCCTTGAAGGTCCGCCGCGTGCTGGACCAGATTCGGGGCAAGAAGGCGCTCGAGGCTCAGACCATGCTGAACTTCTTGCCGCACGCTGCGGCCCAGGTGCTCGGCAAGATCCTCAAGTCGGCGATCGCCAATGCGGAAAACAACCACCAGGTTCCTGCCGCCAAGCTTTTCGTCAAGGAAGCTTTCGTCGACCAGGGGCCCACGTTGAAGCGGTTCCAACCCCACGCGCAGGGCCGCGCCTTCCCGATCAAGAAGCGCACCAGTCACATCACCATTGTCGTTTCCGACACGCTTGGCGTGCGCGGCAGCGAGAGCAAGGAGTAA
- the rpsS gene encoding 30S ribosomal protein S19: MSRSLKKGPFIHPSLAKRIEVMNGRNEKKVVKTWSRASTIVPAMIGHTIAVYNGRKHVPIYITEQMIGHKLGEFAPTRLFKGHAGQERGR, from the coding sequence ATGTCTCGTTCACTGAAAAAGGGTCCGTTCATTCATCCCTCGCTTGCCAAGCGCATCGAGGTCATGAACGGCCGAAACGAAAAGAAGGTCGTCAAGACCTGGTCACGCGCCTCGACCATCGTGCCCGCCATGATTGGTCACACGATTGCCGTGTACAACGGCCGGAAGCACGTGCCCATCTACATCACCGAACAGATGATTGGTCACAAGCTGGGCGAGTTTGCTCCCACGCGCCTCTTCAAGGGGCATGCTGGCCAAGAGCGCGGTCGCTAG